One genomic window of Magnolia sinica isolate HGM2019 chromosome 3, MsV1, whole genome shotgun sequence includes the following:
- the LOC131240225 gene encoding BTB/POZ and TAZ domain-containing protein 3 produces MAYLELDSSWASTTHRSFEDSFDVYLEGSIPANLLALPEASTSSLCHNRNIPEPPPLPGVAHASTNFSKKFFGYSYVLKETKDTWDTLFKEGYKADVHILTADKTIIPAHSSVLGISSPLLRNFLDHAKVKGGIRCIRIPGVPSGAVHAFIRFLYSSCYEQEDMERFVYHLLVLSHAFSVPSLKKICVDLLQQELLTVENVIDVLQLARECDMPRLSLFCNRLVVKNFKSVSTSEGWKVMKKANPSLEQELLESVVEADSRKHEKLKKREERNIYLQLYDAMEALLHICRDGCGTIGPREKLLKGTQASCSFTACKGLELLVRHFSSCKRQVPGGCVHCKRMWQLLELHSCMCGEPDSCKVPLCRHFKEKMQQQSKKDEAKWRLLVSKVMAAKSSISSFTQWKNPFISDTHMQGHWRLAEAAGVSCCPK; encoded by the exons ATGGCATATCTTGAGCTTGATTCCTCCTGGGCATCTACCACTCACCGATCCTTTGAGGATTCTTTTGATGTGTATCTGGAAGGAAGCATCCCGGCCAATCTTTTAGCTTTGCCAGAAGCTTCAACATCTTCTTTATGCCACAATAGAAATATTCCTGAACCACCTCCTCTCCCTGGTGTAGCTCATGCCAGCACCAATTTCTCGAAAAAGTTTTTTGGTTATAGTTATGTCTTAAAAGAGACAAAAGATACATGGGACACGCTTTTCAAGGAAGGATACAAAGCAGATGTGCATATTCTCACAGCTGACAAGACCATTATTCCAGCTCATTCAAGTGTTCTT GGTATTTCATCACCACTGCTGAGAAACTTCTTGGATCATGCAAAAGTTAAAGGGGGAATTCGATGCATTAGAATACCTGGAGTACCGTCTGGAGCTGTTCATGCATTTATCCGCTTCCTTTACTCTTCCTG CTATGAGCAGGAAGATATGGAGAGGTTTGTCTATCACTTGCTGGTATTATCTCATGCTTTCTCAGTCCCCTCGCTGAAAAAGATCTGCGTTGACCTACTACAGCAGGAATTGTTGACGGTGGAAAATGTGATCGACGTGCTTCAGCTAGCAAGAGAGTGTGACATGCCGCGTCTTTCCCTTTTCTGCAACCGTCTGGTTGTGAAGAACTTCAAGTCGGTTTCCACATCAGAAGGATGGAAAGTAATGAAGAAAGCCAATCCCAGTCTTGAACAGGAGCTCCTGGAATCTGTCGTGGAAGCAGATTCT AGAAAGcatgagaaattgaagaaaagGGAAGAGCGGAATATATACCTGCAGCTGTACGATGCCATGGAGGCCCTTTTGCACATATGCAGAGATGGGTGCGGGACAATTGGCCCCCGTGAGAAGCTGCTGAAAGGGACTCAAGCCTCCTGCAGCTTCACGGCCTGCAAGGGGCTTGAGTTGCTGGTTCGTCATTTCTCAAGCTGCAAGAGGCAGGTGCCTGGCGGATGCGTCCACTGTAAGCGCATGTGGCAGCTTCTCGAGCTCCACTCTTGCATGTGTGGTGAACCCGATTCTTGCAAAGTTCCTCTCTGCAG GCATTTTAAGGAGAAGATGCAGCAGCAGAGCAAGAAGGACGAGGCAAAATGGAGGCTGTTGGTCAGCAAAGTGATGGCAGCCAAAAGCTCGATCAGCTCCTTCACACAATGGAAGAATCCCTTCATATCTGACACACATATGCAAGGCCATTGGCGATTGGCAGAAGCAGCAGGTGTGTCATGCTGTCCAAAATAA